One genomic window of Choristoneura fumiferana chromosome 14, NRCan_CFum_1, whole genome shotgun sequence includes the following:
- the LOC141435070 gene encoding carboxypeptidase B-like — protein MARWLVIAIGLLGLCWPIGCGDSKYDNYTLMRIVPHNTQHLEELARLHDDPEGVEILKRSHGLNDTTDVLVSPNKSVFLEELVAKSGMPVQYKYNYGRAFESVERVPRRRTMRGFNLYGFNSFDTITNYINELGTRAPDMVTVQNVGQSYNGRKMQLVKISTNPRGRNPVIFIDAGIHAREWVAPAMAMYLIHRLTNDPKARQRELNGVDWYILPVVNPDGYEFSRSGGSNRLWRKTRSKSSPNNCFGVDGNRNYGFKWGVSGVSNNPCDPETYAGSQPFSEVETQIVRNIMMENQQRLKLYVSLHSYGQYLVYPWGYTADVLPRDWKKLHNLARMVSDSVVRAGGRPFNVMSAGQWYPAAGGSDDFAFGVVGVPYSYTMELTDGYEFTFPDKLLRVVLPQFYDGFITFSAQIKREFGQS, from the exons ATGGCGAGGTGGCTCGTGATCGCGATTG gtcTTCTTGGACTGTGCTGGCCAATTGGTTGCGGGGACAGCAAATATGATAA CTACACTCTTATGCGAATCGTTCCACACAACACACAGCATTTAGAAGAATTAGCTAGATTACATGATGACCCTGAAGGTGTCGAGATCTTGAAGAGGAGTCATGGCTTGAACGACACTACAGATGTGTTGGTGTCGCCGAACAAAAGCGTGTTCCTGGAGGAACTAGTGGCCAAAAGTGGGATGCCAgttcaatataaatataattatggcag AGCCTTTGAATCTGTGGAACGCGTGCCCAGAAGACGGACAATGCGTGGCTTCAACCTTTATGGATTTAACTCCTTTGATACT ataacaaattatataaatgaaTTAGGCACGAGAGCGCCCGACATGGTGACAGTTCAAAATGTGGGACAAAGCTACAACGGTCGAAAAATGCAACTTGTTAAGATCTCCACCAACCCGAGAGGTCGGAACCCAGTTATTTTTATAGATGCAG GTATCCACGCACGAGAATGGGTGGCGCCTGCCATGGCGATGTACCTCATCCACAGACTAACGAATGACCCGAAGGCTCGGCAGAGAGAGCTCAACGGCGTCGACTGGTACATATTACCCGTAGTCAACCCTGATGGCTACGAATTCTCGCGCTCTGGAGGATCG AACCGTCTTTGGAGAAAAACCAGATCAAAATCTTCACCAAATAATTGCTTTGGAGTTGACGGGAATCGTAATTATGGCTTCAAGTGGGGTGTGAGCGGAGTCTCCAATAATCCTTGCGACCCAGAGACCTATGCAGGATCCCAGCCGTTTTCTGAAGTAGAAACACAGATAGTTCGAAATATAATGATGGAAAACCAACAACGATTAAAACTGTACGTGTCTCTACATTCTTACGGGCAGTACTTGGTATACCCTTGGGGTTACACCGCTGATGTTTTGCCGAGAGATTGGAAGAAGCTACATAATCTCGCGCGTATGGTTTCTGACTCTGTGGTGAGAGCAGGAGGACGCCCGTTTAACGTGATGAGTGCAGGACAGTGGTATCCCGCGGCGGGAGGTAGTGACGACTTTGCATTCGGTGTCGTGGGAGTCCCGTACTCTTATACCATGGAGTTGACGGACGGTTACGAATTCACCTTCCCGGACAAACTTCTACGCGTTGTTCTGCCTCAGTTTTACGACggttttataacattttctgCACAGATTAAGCGGGAATTTGGTCAATCATGA
- the LOC141434628 gene encoding carboxypeptidase B-like: MARWLVIVFCFVGIYRTINCEDNKYDNYTLMKIAPQSYHQLAKLVKLKHDPEGIEILKRSRGLNRTTDVLVAPHKRRFLEQFVSKHGMPVQYKYNYGRHFESVPKSSLRSGFNVYGFNSYDDITSRIHMLAAKMPQLISIQFVGHSYEKRKMNLVKISTNPSGRNPIIFIDAGIHAREWVAPAMAVYIIHRLIKDPKALKRELNGVDWYILPVVNPDGYEFSRGKKSNRLWRKTRSKHTKKDCYGVDGNRNYGFEWGGKGTSKDPCDQEIYAGPKAFSENETQAVAKIMNAYKERIKLYVSIHSYGAYLVYPWGFTADILPENWIRMHNLARMVSDSVVRAGGPAFEVMSAGQWYPAAGGSDDYALAVMGIPYSYTMELTKNFEFTFPEELLETVLPQYYDGFITFSIQIKREFGSN; encoded by the exons ATGGCGAGGTGGCTGGTGATCGTATTTT gttTTGTTGGGATCTATCGGACAATTAATTGCGAGGACAATAAATATGATAA CTACACACTCATGAAAATCGCTCCGCAAAGCTATCATCAACTGgcgaagttggtcaaattaaaACATGACCCTGAAGGAATTGAGATTCTAAAGAGGAGTCGTGGGCTAAATCGCACTACGGACGTACTGGTTGCCCCGCACAAGCGACGGTTTCTGGAACAATTTGTTAGCAAGCATGGCATGCCAGtgcaatataaatataattatggcAG ACATTTTGAGTCTGTACCCAAAAGTAGCCTAAGGAGTGGCTTCAACGTTTATGGCTTCAATTCCTACGATGAC ATAACGTCCCGTATTCATATGTTGGCCGCTAAGATGCCCCAGCTCATCTCGATCCAGTTCGTGGGACATTCCTACGAGAAACGAAAGATGAACCTCGTCAAGATCTCGACTAACCCAAGTGGTCGTAACCCTATCATTTTCATTGACGCAG GTATCCACGCTCGAGAATGGGTGGCACCAGCCATGGCTGTCTACATTATCCATAGGCTCATAAAAGATCCCAAGGCTTTGAAGAGAGAGCTCAACGGCGTCGACTGGTACATCTTACCCGTAGTCAATCCTGATGGCTACGAGTTTTCTCGTGGTAAAAAATCT AACCGTCTATGGAGAAAAACGAGatcaaaacatacaaaaaaagattGCTATGGAGTGGACGGCAACCGCAACTACGGATTTGAGTGGGGCGGCAAAGGGACATCCAAAGATCCTTGTGACCAGGAAATCTACGCAGGGCCCAAAGCTTTCTCTGAAAACGAAACGCAGGCAGTAGCAAAAATTATGAACGCGTACAAAGAACGGATCAAACTCTACGTGTCCATACATTCATATGGGGCTTACTTGGTGTACCCTTGGGGTTTCACGGCTGATATTTTGCCAGAAAATTGGATAAGGATGCATAACTTAGCGCGTATGGTATCTGACTCTGTGGTGAGAGCGGGAGGTCCCGCGTTCGAAGTTATGAGCGCTGGTCAGTGGTACCCCGCAGCAGGAGGTAGTGACGATTACGCGTTGGCTGTGATGGGGATCCCCTACTCCTATACCATGGAGTTGACAAAAAATTTCGAGTTCACCTTCCCAGAGGAACTACTAGAAACCGTCCTGCCTCAATACTACGACGGTTTCATtacattctccatacaaatcaaAAGGGAATTTGGTTCAAATTAA